From the genome of Planctomycetota bacterium:
GCGCCATCCGCCCGACAGTTCCTCGACCGGCTGGTCGAGCTTCGCGAACCCGACTTTGGCGAGCGCGACGGCGGCCTTCGTCTCGCGCTCGTGCTCATCGTGATGATCGACGTAGACGCCCGGCTCGGTCCACGACTCGGCCAGCGCGCGGGCGACGGCCATGAGCGGCGTGTCGCCGGGCTCGAAGATGTCGTTCTGGGCGACGTAGCTGGCGCGGAGATTCTTGCGGAGGGTCAGCGAGCCGGCGTCGGGCGTGTGCCGACCCGCGAGGATTTTCAGGAGCGTGGACTTGCCCGAACCGTTGGGCCCGATCAGGCCGAGGCGCGCATCGTCCTCGATCGACAGGGACACACCCTCAAAGAGCGGCCGCGGACCGAAGGAGTGCGAGAGTGATTGCGCGGTGAGCAGGACGGACATAGGCCCGAAGCATATCGCCGCCGCGCGGCGTGAGGCAAATGCCGCAGTCGATTCTCACGCGGGGCCATCGGTCATTTCTCGAAGCGAATCCAGTTGAGGTTCATCAGTCCGCCGCCGCCCTGGGGATGGGTGAAGACGACGAAGAGTTCAAATCGGCCGCCGGGGTCCTTGATGTCGGCATGCAGGTCGACGAACTTGTCCCATCCGCCGGTGGGGGTGACGTCGATGGCGGCGAGGGCTTCGCCGTCGATCGCGCCCTTGCGGAGCGTGATGGTGCCGCCGCGACCGGCGGAGGCGACGCGGCAGGTGATGTGATGAATCCCGGCGAGGGAGAGGTTGCGGTAGCTGGCGTGCGATCCGCTGTTGATCCCGCCGAGCATCTGCTGGCCGCTTCCGCCGTCGCCGGTGCCGAGGACCTGGAGGCCCGCGTGCGTGTCGAACGCCTCCGCTTCCATGGGGTTGGGCCGGAGTGTGACCTTCGCGCTGCCGGTCAGCGGTCCGACGGGGCCGAAGCCCTTGTCGGTATAGGTCGCGCTGAGCGTGTAGCCCTCGACGATGTTCTTGGGATGCGTGCCGATGTGGAATTCGCCTTCGAGCGGCGACGCGTCGGCGACGTCGCCGGCCTGGTTCGCCAGCGTCATGATCCATTCGACCATCTGCGTCGTCTCCGCCTGCGTGTGCTGGGGGTGCGGAAGCATGATGGCGTCCTTGCCCCACACGCCTCCGGACCCGCTGACGACGCGCATCGCCGCCATGTGCTGCGCCGCCGCATCATTCTGATACTTGCGCGCGACGTCCATGTACGCCGGGCCGATGATCTTGTGATCCACCGCGTGACAGTTGAAACAGTCGCTATGCTGCATCATCTTCAGCGCCGCCGGCACGTCCGCCTCGTCGGCGTTGCCGCTATTGGCGTGGCCCGCCAGCGCGATCGTCGCGCCTTGCGAGACGTTGTCTTCCTCGTCCTTGACGTCGACGCGGTAATGAATCGGCTTGTCGAACTCGAAGAAATCGCCGTCCTGTGGCTCAACAAACGCCACCGTCGGCCGGCTGTTGCCCGCCATGACCGGCACCGTCGCCAGCGACACGCCGCCGTTGGGATCCTTCACCACGAGCTGCACGTTGTACACGCCCGGCTTGTCGAACGTCATCGTGGCGTTCATGCCGTCAACCGTCTGGCCATTGTCGGTGCGGAGCCACTGATAGGTCAGCGGGTCGGCATCCGCGTCCGTCGTCCCCTCGGCCGAGAGTGTGACGGTCAGCGGCGTCTTGCCGATGTTGTTCGTCGCCTTCGCGCTGGCGATCGGCGTGCGATTGCCGCGGATGTAGTCGATGCGCTCGAGCTTCGAGTCCTTGTTCGGGCCCCATGTCTCGCCGTATTCGAGCATGTACAGCGCCCCCTCGGGTCCGAAGCACAGATCGACCGGCCGCTTGAACTTCGTCGTCGGCATGAACGGCTCGATCTCCTTGATGTTCGAGTCCGCATCGAGGTGCACCGCCATGATCCAGTGCCGCGACCAGTCGTAAATGAACAGGCAATTGTCGAAATGCTCGGGGAATTTCGTCTCGGATTTGAGATTCGGATCGTAGTGATACACTGGTCCGGCGCACGCCGTCCGCCCGCCGCTGCCGAGCACGGGGAAGTCCGACGATCCGCCGCCGGGATACCAGATGAACGCCGGCTGCGCGGGCGGAAGCTCGCGCTCGCCCGTGTTGTTGGGCGATTCGTTGATCGGATGAGCCGGGTCATACGTGATGCCTGCTTCGTGCTTCTCAAAGTCCCAATGCCGGTACGGTAGATTCGGACCCACAAAATACGGCCAGCCGAAGTTCCCGGCGTGACGCGCCTGGTTCACCTCGTCATAACCGCGCGGCCCGCGATCCTTGTTGTCCCCGCCCGCGTCCGGTCCGACTTCGCCCCAATATAGATAGCCCGTCTTCTGGTCCACATTGAGCCGCCACGGATTGCGGCAGCCCATCACGTAAATCTCCGGCTTGCCCTTCGAGCCGTCTTTGGGAAACAGATTGCCGTCGGGAATTTCATAGGTCCCGTCCGGCAGCGGACGGATGCGCATGATCTTGCCGCGCAGATCGTTCGTGTTCCCCGACGTGCCCTGCGCGTCCCAGGGTTCGCGCCCCTTGCGCTCGTCGATCGGCGCATAACCGGCCGAGTCGTTGAACGGATTGGTGTTGTCGCCCGCGCCGATGTACAGGCATCCGTCGGGGCCGAACTCCATCGAACCGGCGTGATGGCAGCACTGCTGGCGCTGTTCATGAAAAATCAGCAGGCGCTTTTCGCTGGTCATGTCCAGCGTGTCGCCGTTCATGGTGAATCGGCTGATGTACTGGCCGTCGTAGTCGGTCGGGCTGTAATGGATGTACACCCAGTGGTTGTCATCGAAGTGCGGGTCGAGCGCGAAGCCGAGCAGCCCGCACTCGATGCCGGTGAAGACCTTGAAGTCCGCCGCTTCGACGGAGGCGTGCGTGTCGGGCTTGTAAATTTTGAACTTGCCGCCGAGCTCCATGTAGAAGATGCGCCCGTCGGAGCCGACTTCCAGTTCCATCGGCTGCGGGATGCCGGTTTCGTAGACCGAGATGGAGAGCCGTGCTGGATTGAACGGTTCCTCCGCCTGGACCAAACGGGAACATGCCCACAACGACAGCACCGTTAGCGGCAGGGCGATCTTCATTTGCGATACCTTTGAAAAGGGGAGGTCGAAGGGGCGGGTGAAGCGGGAGGGAAAACGTATAAATAGTACATGCCTTCGTCGCGCAAGGCAATCGGCGGTTGCACAAATTGATGCGTCGAAGAGGCCGAATCGCGCCGATTCAGTCGGCGATGATCAGCCGATGCGTCGTCCAATGCAGGAACAGCGCCGTGACGTTTTCGGTGTGGTCCTCGGCCATGAGCCCGCGCTTCGGCGCGTACCAGTGCACATCTTCGACATGGACGCTCGCCAGGCCGAGTTTGGCGTCTTCTTCGGATTTGATTTTGCGCGTGCGGACGGAGCCGGAGGGCGTGATGACGGTTTGATCGGCGATGTGGGTGATGGTGCGTGTGGCGGTGCCGCGGTCGCGCTGCTGATCGGGGTGATCGAGGCCGACGATGGTCATCTTGCTGGTGAACTGCATCGACTTGCCCGGTTCCAGACCGGCGGGCAGGAGCGGCATCGGCGGATCGTAGATCGTCAATGCATTGTGCGGCTTGTCCTCGACGGCGCCGAGAACGATCGACCCATCGTCCGCCCGGCCAAGATGTTCGACGCGCTCACCGTCGGTGACGCGCCAGGGGAACGCCGCGTCCGTGGGATCCTCGGTCATGGACAAGACGACATGCGAACCGGTCGCGTCGCCTTCGACGATCAGATACGAGCGATCGGCGGTTTTGAGTGGAAGCAGGACGGCGATCTGGTCGATGACATTGGCAGCCACGGGCGACTCAAAATCGTGCCGCGGCGGGTCGGCGGGTTTCAACCGGGTCGGCTGCTGACAACTGCCGAGCGTCACGGCGATCGTGAGGCACATGCATGCGGGCATAGGCAAACGGGAAATGCGCATGAATGGGTGATAGCATTGTCGGCCTGACCTGTAAAGTTGCAAAGGATTTGCCACGATGGGTTATGAAGGCTGGGTGACGCTCGGGGTGATCGGGCTGGTGTTGTCGTTGCTCGTCTTCACGCGGCGCGCGCCGGACGCCATCATGATTGGCGGGCTGACGCTGCTGATGATCATTCCCGTGCCGACTGAATCGGGATGGAAGGTCGGCATCCTTACCATCAAGGACGCACTGGCGGGCTTCGGCAACGAAGGCATGCTGACCGTCGCCGCGCTGTTCATCGTCGCGGCGGGGCTGCGCGAGACGGGCGCGACCTACTGGCTCTCGCAGGGCGTGCTCGGACATCCCAAGACGATCAACGGCGCGATGAATCGGCTCATGTGGCCCACCGCCGCCATGAGCGCTTTCGTCAACAACACGCCGCTCGTCGCCATGCTCCTGCCGGTCGTCGGCGACTGGGGCCGGCGGCAGCGCATCAGCGTCAGCAAGTTGATGATCCCGCTGTCCTACGCTTCGATCCTCGGCGGCATCTGCACGCTCATCGGCACCAGCACGAACCTCGTCGTCAACGGCTGGCTCGTCAACGACGCGAAGATGCCCGGCATGGGGATGTTCGACATCGCATGGGTCGGCGTGCCATGCGCGGTGGCGGGGACGCTCATGGTGCTGCTCACGCATCGCTGGCTTTTGCCGGAGCGCAAGCCCGTGCTCAGCCCGCAGGACGATGCGCGCGAGTACACCGTCGAAATGATGGTCGAGCAGGGCGGCCCGCTGGTGGGCAGGACCATCGAAGACGCCGGCCTGCGCCATCTGCCGGGACTGTACCTGATGGAGATCGAGCGGTCGGGGCAGATCATGGCGGCGGTGTCGTCGAATGTGCAGCTCACGGCGGGAGACCGGCTGGTGTTCGTGGGCATCATCGATTCGGTCAAGGACCTTCAGAAGATTCGCGGACTCGGACCGGCGACGAGCCAGGTGTACAAGCTCGACGCCCCGCGCGTCAATCGCTGCCTCGTCGAGGCGGTCGTGTCCGACTCGTGCCCGATCGTCGGCATGTCGATCCGCGAAGGGGGATTCCGCAGCGTGTACAACGCGGCGGTGATCGCGGTGGCGCGCAACGGCGAGCGCATCAAGGGCCGCAAAATCGGTGACATTGTGCTGCGCGCCGGCGACACGCTGCTGCTTGAAGCGCGGGCGTCATTCGCCGAGCAGCACCGCGACAGCCGCGATTTTTACCTGGTGTCGAGCGTCGCCGACTCGGCCCCGCCGCGGCATGACCGGGCGTGGATCGCGCTGTTGATCATGGCGGGCATGGTGTTCATCGCGGCGATGGGATGGGTCGACATGATTCAGGCGGCGTTGATCGCCGGTCTGGCCATGATCGCCACACGCTGCTGCAACGCCTCCGGCGCCCGCCGCTCGATCGACTGGCAGTTACTCATCGTCATCGCCACCGCGCTGGGACTGGGCCGGGCCGTCGAGGTCAGCGGGGCGGCGAAGGTGATCGCGCATCACGTGATCGGCCTCGTCGGCGATAATCCGTACCTCGTCCTCGGGGCGATTTACCTGCTCACGATGGCCTTCACCGAAGTGATCACCAACAACGCCGCCGCCGTGCTCGTTCTGCCGATCGCTTTCGCCTCCGCGACCTCGCTGGGCGTCAACCCCATGCCCTTCGTCATCGCCATCATGATCGCCGCCAGCGCCAGCTTCGCCACGCCCATCGGTTATCAAACCAACCTCATGGTCTACGGCCCCGGCGGCTACCGGTTCACCGACTACGCCCGCATCGGCATCCCCATCAGCGCTCTGCTCTTCGTCATCGCGATGATCATCATCCCGATGGTCTGGCCGTTCAATTAAGCGGAATTCCCCGAGAAATTCAGATGCTCGCCGTGGCGGCGGCTTCGAGGTTCAGGTCGGCGAAACGGCCGGCGCGATGGTGCTCGTGACCGAGGCCGGCGATCATCGCGGCGTTGTCGATGCAGAAGGCCATGCGCGGCAGGCGCACCGGCAGCTTGTTCTTTTCGCCGAAGGCCAGCGACTCGGCGCGCAGGCGCGAATTGGCGCTGACGCCGCCGCCGATGACGATGCTGCGGATGTCGGGGTGCTGCGTGATGGCGCGCTCGAGCTTGCGGATGAGCACATCGACGGCGGCCCGCTGAAAGGACGCGGCGATGTCGGCTTTCTGCGTGTCGGTCAGATCGGCGGCGCTGCGCTCGAAGGTCGCGGCGCGGCCCCGGCCGACCGGATGGCCGCGCACTTTGTAAAGCACAGCGGTCTTCATCCCGCTGAAAGAAAAATCCAGACTTTCGCGATCCAGCAGCGAGCGGGGGAAGTCGATGGCGTTGGCGTCGCCGGTCCTGGCGAGTTTGTCGACGATCGGCCCGCCGGGGAAGCCCAGGTCCAGAATCGCTGCCACCTTGTCGTACGCCTCGCCGACCGCATCGTCGATCGTGCGTCCCAGCACCTCGATGTGCATCGCATCGCGCAGCAGGTACAAGCTCGTATGCCCGCCGCTGACGACGAGTCCGAGCGCCGGATATGCGATCGGATCGCTGTCGAGCGCCGCCGCATAGAGATGCGCTTCGACATGATCGACCGCCACGAGCGGTTTGCCCAATGACCACGCCAGCGCCTTGGCGGCACTGACGCCGACGAGCAGCGAGCCGATGAGCCCCGGGCGATTGCCCACGGCGACGGCGGTCAGGTCGTTGAGCGTGACGCCGGCCTTGTCGAGGGCTTCGTTGATGACGGGGAGGATGCGTTCGATGTGCGCCCGGCTGGCGATTTCGGGCACGACGCCGCCGAACTTGGCGTGCAGATCATGCTGCGAGGCGATGACGTTCGAGAGCACCGTGACGCCGTCGCGCACCACGGACGCGGCGGTTTCGTCACAACTGGATTCGATGCCGAGGATCAGCGAGGAGGCGTTCACGGAGCCGCGGGCGCCGGTTCGGGTTTGTCGACGGGTTTGGCCGCCGCGGCGTCGTCCTTCTTGTCCGCTTTGGCCGTCTTGTCAGCGGGTTTGCTGCTGTCGTTGGCCTCGATTTTCTGCTGCACTTCGACGAGCTTCTTGTTCACCGCGTCGAGGTTTTCCTGAAGCAGATCGCGCCGCTTTTCGAGATTCGCCTTTTCGCTGACGTGAGCGAGCAGGGTGGCGTTGGCGAG
Proteins encoded in this window:
- a CDS encoding carbohydrate-binding protein, whose amino-acid sequence is MKIALPLTVLSLWACSRLVQAEEPFNPARLSISVYETGIPQPMELEVGSDGRIFYMELGGKFKIYKPDTHASVEAADFKVFTGIECGLLGFALDPHFDDNHWVYIHYSPTDYDGQYISRFTMNGDTLDMTSEKRLLIFHEQRQQCCHHAGSMEFGPDGCLYIGAGDNTNPFNDSAGYAPIDERKGREPWDAQGTSGNTNDLRGKIMRIRPLPDGTYEIPDGNLFPKDGSKGKPEIYVMGCRNPWRLNVDQKTGYLYWGEVGPDAGGDNKDRGPRGYDEVNQARHAGNFGWPYFVGPNLPYRHWDFEKHEAGITYDPAHPINESPNNTGERELPPAQPAFIWYPGGGSSDFPVLGSGGRTACAGPVYHYDPNLKSETKFPEHFDNCLFIYDWSRHWIMAVHLDADSNIKEIEPFMPTTKFKRPVDLCFGPEGALYMLEYGETWGPNKDSKLERIDYIRGNRTPIASAKATNNIGKTPLTVTLSAEGTTDADADPLTYQWLRTDNGQTVDGMNATMTFDKPGVYNVQLVVKDPNGGVSLATVPVMAGNSRPTVAFVEPQDGDFFEFDKPIHYRVDVKDEEDNVSQGATIALAGHANSGNADEADVPAALKMMQHSDCFNCHAVDHKIIGPAYMDVARKYQNDAAAQHMAAMRVVSGSGGVWGKDAIMLPHPQHTQAETTQMVEWIMTLANQAGDVADASPLEGEFHIGTHPKNIVEGYTLSATYTDKGFGPVGPLTGSAKVTLRPNPMEAEAFDTHAGLQVLGTGDGGSGQQMLGGINSGSHASYRNLSLAGIHHITCRVASAGRGGTITLRKGAIDGEALAAIDVTPTGGWDKFVDLHADIKDPGGRFELFVVFTHPQGGGGLMNLNWIRFEK
- a CDS encoding SLC13 family permease, with the translated sequence MGYEGWVTLGVIGLVLSLLVFTRRAPDAIMIGGLTLLMIIPVPTESGWKVGILTIKDALAGFGNEGMLTVAALFIVAAGLRETGATYWLSQGVLGHPKTINGAMNRLMWPTAAMSAFVNNTPLVAMLLPVVGDWGRRQRISVSKLMIPLSYASILGGICTLIGTSTNLVVNGWLVNDAKMPGMGMFDIAWVGVPCAVAGTLMVLLTHRWLLPERKPVLSPQDDAREYTVEMMVEQGGPLVGRTIEDAGLRHLPGLYLMEIERSGQIMAAVSSNVQLTAGDRLVFVGIIDSVKDLQKIRGLGPATSQVYKLDAPRVNRCLVEAVVSDSCPIVGMSIREGGFRSVYNAAVIAVARNGERIKGRKIGDIVLRAGDTLLLEARASFAEQHRDSRDFYLVSSVADSAPPRHDRAWIALLIMAGMVFIAAMGWVDMIQAALIAGLAMIATRCCNASGARRSIDWQLLIVIATALGLGRAVEVSGAAKVIAHHVIGLVGDNPYLVLGAIYLLTMAFTEVITNNAAAVLVLPIAFASATSLGVNPMPFVIAIMIAASASFATPIGYQTNLMVYGPGGYRFTDYARIGIPISALLFVIAMIIIPMVWPFN
- the tsaD gene encoding tRNA (adenosine(37)-N6)-threonylcarbamoyltransferase complex transferase subunit TsaD, encoding MNASSLILGIESSCDETAASVVRDGVTVLSNVIASQHDLHAKFGGVVPEIASRAHIERILPVINEALDKAGVTLNDLTAVAVGNRPGLIGSLLVGVSAAKALAWSLGKPLVAVDHVEAHLYAAALDSDPIAYPALGLVVSGGHTSLYLLRDAMHIEVLGRTIDDAVGEAYDKVAAILDLGFPGGPIVDKLARTGDANAIDFPRSLLDRESLDFSFSGMKTAVLYKVRGHPVGRGRAATFERSAADLTDTQKADIAASFQRAAVDVLIRKLERAITQHPDIRSIVIGGGVSANSRLRAESLAFGEKNKLPVRLPRMAFCIDNAAMIAGLGHEHHRAGRFADLNLEAAATASI